A single window of Rana temporaria chromosome 1, aRanTem1.1, whole genome shotgun sequence DNA harbors:
- the LOC120926332 gene encoding SET-binding protein-like: MSQHNKNETTSSNNMTKRKPAAESASVPPNPLLSFFSSSNKSANASLRNRFKRCEIEAIQSEVRKMCNYNKILSTKKNMDHVNKILKAKRLQRQSKTGNNVKKKRGRPRKQPVLFDDDSRDQMPILEKCVDLPNKRGKKSNSQESERNCKDSVMDTIEAVIHMAREAQNSCGQRKGKRRLVEEEEVKTKRHRRRRGESHNSP; encoded by the exons ATGTCTCAGCATAACAAAAATGAAACGACATCTTCCAACAACATGACCAAAAGGAAGCCAGCAGCCGAATCTGCCTCCGTGCCTCCAaaccctctcctctccttcttctcATCATCCAACAAATCAG caaatGCCTCACTTCGAAACCGCTTCAAACGCTGTGAGATTGAAGCCATACAGTCGGAGGTGAGGAAAATGTGCAACTACAATAAAATCCTGTCCACCAAAAAGAACATGGACCATGTGAACAAAATCTTAAAGGCCAAGAGGTTACAGAGACAATCCAAGACCGGCAATAATGTGAAGAAAAAGCGAGGCCGCCCCAGGAAGCAGCCAGTCTTGTTTGATGATGACTCAAGAGACCAAATGCCCATCTTGGAAAAATGCGTGGACCTCCCCAACAAACGAGGTAAAAAATCCAACTCCCAGGAGTCGGAAAGGAACTGTAAGGACTCGGTCATGGACACTATTGAAGCAGTCATACATATGGCCAGAGAAGCTCAAAACTCTTGTGGGCAGAGAAAGGGGAAGCGGAGACTCGTCGAAGAGGAGGAAGTAAAGACAAAGCGGCATCGAAGGCGACGAGGGGAATCTCACAACTCTCCCTAA